The sequence AAATTAGAGATAAATTCAACGGAATTCttcaaaatgaaaatgaaaaacaaTAAACTGTCTTACAATGTTCTTGTATCAGATAAATCAGCATTGACATTGGCAACAAGAAACATAACCTGTAGGTGAAAAACACAACATTCTGTGAATATTTATTAATAGAACCGTTTTTAGATAAATTTGATGAAAATTAAGTTCAGCTATTCCCTAAGAAATATACAATGCAATCCAATCCAATTCAAATTATACGCAGCATAAATCAGATACTTACCAGATATATGAAAATGAGAAGCTGAGAAGTATAGCTGATGAAAGTAAAGAAATATGATTTTGACTCCATGAAGTTCCACTTTTATTTTAGGCTGAAAGTAGAAAAGTACGAATTTGATTCCACCACTTTTATTTTGTCAGACCTTTTCTCTCCCTCAATTCCTTGTTCACCATTAAGTAAAACACTCTCAGCATTTCCTGCCTATACAAATTTGAGCAGTCACTTTTTGCATACAGACAATATATCCAATTCATTCAACATTTGGTAGATTGAACAGCCCTTAATTCATACTATTATTCCTAATCACAGAGAAGAACAATTAAACCAATAAAAAATAGGTTCAGAAGACTCAATTATATGGCAGCGTCAATCAAAATTAATCagcataaaaaataaaaaataaaaccctTTGCTAACCCACTCTACCTAAACTTGTCACCAAACTTAACCAAGCATATGCAAATATAGCCAAGTCTAATGATGGAATTAAACATTATAGTTTAAACTCTAAACTTAACCAAGCAATACTTGCTACAACTAACGATGGAAGTAATGGAATTACAACAAAAGCTCTGTTTATTGAGGGATTCACAGATCGACCAATTGGCCATCTTAAAAGTGACATTCATTTCCATACATTGACCTAGATGCTACAGCATTTCAGTTTCATCATGTCAAAGGCATACACCCAGAGGAAAAAGAATTCCCAAAAAAATAGCAGATTCATAAACACTGGAAAATCAATTGAAACCATATGATCAAAATGTCAGCTTCAATCGAACTAACAAAGCTTATTAAATCCCAAAAGAACTAAAAACCGTCATTATGTGCAAAATCAGACATGATTGGGTTGAAGAATATATGGACAGAAACAAGTTCAGGTGAATTACCCGATCAGTCAGAGCATATAATATAGTAGCTCTTATATACAAGGAAGACAGCAACACGCAACAATACCAATAAGCCCTGGAACGGCAATGCAAATTAAAAACAAAAATCACATCGAAAGCAAGAAATGTGATACAGCTTGCAATGAAGACACATTACACATACATATAAGCAAGGTAACAACTAAACAACAAGCCCGGAAAGTTAATCAAGTATGAAAGAACGTGTGATCAAACGAACCAGTAATGAGACGCACTTCGTGTCGGTCAGACTCTGGCCACCAGCAATAACCCAATAAAAACCAACAATCCAACGAAGGTTTGGATTTGGGGGAGAGAATCGATTTGCGTTGGGATTTTATGGTTGGGTGTTTACCATTGTATTTAGGTTAGTGGAGAGATTAGATTTGGGGGGAGAGAATTGATTTCGATTTAAGATTTGATGTTTAACTGTGGGATTTTGTTTCTCATTGTGATTAGTTTTCAGTTGTTACTATCTACGTAGTATCTTTTTTTTATGAGTGGCATTCTTTCTATCTGGTCTTTGTAAAAGgactttatttaatttaaaatattattgtCAAATCGATATTCGACACATGTCCTTTCATTAACGAATAATAATTtaacaaatatattttaaattttgaatttaattaagttttaatttataattttaagcCAATAATATTAATTTTTTCCTATTTCAATTAAAAAATCAAAATACGATAATAAcataatgattcctaataaaattctatcaattattttattttaattctaatataataattttattcctaatcaattttctatctattattaaaaaaaaatcttaataaacaatttttttaataaaattataccaATTATTTtttcttaatatatatatttttaatttttttattaaacaattttttctaattaaaattcattatatttttttttattcctaATTAAAACGGACATATCTTCTTTTTCCTCTTCAAATGAacgtattattaaaaaaattattcttaaacaaattataatatatattattttttctaatttttttcatcaaactattattcctaataaaatccgttatattactttatttatttttaattaaaatgGATATATcttattttttaaaaaattaatatttttcctAACTAAAATTCATTTCATTCTTTTTCCGTATTTCTAATTAAAAAAGATATATCTTCTTTTTTCTATTCAAACggacatattattaaaattattatttctaatcaaaatataatatatacttttttctaatttttttcatCGAACTATTATTCTTAATAAAaattcattatattttttttattcttatattttatttaactaaaaTGGGGATATCTTATTTTTCGAACAATAGAAACAACGAAATTAATTAGAtacaattataattttattatgaaATCAAATTTTAATATGTAAATTTTGCGTTTTGTTATATTTACTAtttttgaaaataaaataaaattttaattcttgtagattttaaaataaaatcaaaataattataattgatataaaattaaaataattatattttatataatatttgacataaatttaataatgtttaataaaaaaattattattgatatataattttttatatgatatatttaaattattaatattatagataCGAATTTTTCGTCTAACAGACGTGATCCACTCACTTATTAATACATAAGAGTATTTTTTCTATAAGTCCCAATTTTTAAAACTCTCATGTGGCACATAAATTCCCAAAATTTTCTCCGATAGTCCTCCAAGCAGGGATAGACCAAAAAGACTTTTAACTAATCAAAATCTTTTAATGTcagaattttattaataaaaaatacaTTACCCAATACACACTTTTCCTAATAAAactaattaactttatttattacaAAACATGTTACAGTATTGAcgtataataaaaaaatattttttcttAGTCCTAGATTAATTAACATCACACACAGTTATATAAATCGATTAATACTTAAAAATAGTGTATTTTATGTATAATTTTGTTTGGATCTCTTAAATAAGTTTCTTTCAATGTGTGTTAAATTTTAATTATTGATCAGTGTTTTATATATAACTTCAATATATATagctatattatattattttatatatcattaattatattagatatatttatatattttttttaaaagtttGAATTATAAAATTTGTGACAATGAAATGAATTGTCTTAATTATATATAAGTCTCAATGTTTTTTTCTCACTGCTTTGGTGTCAATGACGTGGCATGAATCGAGACTTACAATGCGATCCTCTAATAATATGAAataggatgatgatgatttcgCACAGGTAAACTGATGGTAAAATATTCTCTCTATCTACTACTTCCTCCGTCtcaaaataaatacaaatttttaCATGTAATTATTTTAAAACGGAGatagtaatatatatttttttaacttttctTTATACAttcaaaataaaatatatgtaattaatgaatatatatatttattagaagAACTAAAAAAAATGAGATGCAGAGAAAAGCCAGTCTTGTTCATTAAAAAGAAAAAATTACAAATCATAACACACTACACTACATTGCATTCATATTTATAATACTCCCAGATAGTACAATGAATATCGTTATGGGACGAAAGAGCTAAGGGAAGATGCAGAGAAAAGCCAGTCTTGTTCAATTTAGTTTTAAGAGTATCATACATTGAAGTGTCTATCAATGGAAGCAGAGACTAGAGAGCCATCTTGAGTTCCGAGGAATACTATCCACTGTAAACCAACATGATAAAACTAGGGATCCTTTTAAGGACTAGCGAAAAGATATTATGCTCAATTGCTCATGCATTCTTCAACTCAGCTATAAATTTTTGAAGATCTTCCAACTCAACATTTGCCAGACCTGCAAAACCGAGACAAATATATAAAAACTCCCAGTAACAGTAGAAACAGATATTATATTACTATATGAACATTGTATTTCTTACCATTTCCACGCTTCATTCCAATCAACTCCTCGCTTGGGTTAAACATCTTCTCTGTTCTATCACGGTCGATATCTTTCATCATTTTTTTGTGCAGCTGATTCATCTTTGTACGCATATCAGATACAGTCTTTTCCACCTCTGCATGTCAAAAATGTTAAGACCATGGTCACAAACTCACAAACAGAATTTTCTGCTGCTGTTTTCAAAACATAACACTGAAGATTTCAGGTTTATCAAAGTGTTAAGCTCCTCTTCACAATAAGATGACCAGCTGGCTAAAGCGTTGAGCTCTTGATATACAAAAGCTAGGGAGTATATCTTCTTAAAATTATCAGTTCACTGAGATTTGGGATCAATCAAACAGTCTAAGATCTTAAATTACTGTCCATGCTGGTAAATTACCAAGTGCCTTTTACATATATATGCAGAGTATAACAACACGCTGTATAGAAAATAAACAGAAACTTACGGTGCAGAGAATTGAGACGATCCTAAACCTTATCCATATAACAAAATTCTTTTGAAAGAAAAGAACAAACAGAAAGAAGAACTTGGTGGTATACTATACACACATACCTTGGAACATGTAATTTACCGAGTTGTCTTCATATGGTTGTAATGCCTCTTTGAGAAGTTCAGCAGACCGACCACTTGAAGCAGTCTCTCTCTTTAATGTTTGGAGCTCTCTATTCAGTTGAACAGATTCCTTCCCAACCTGCACAGCAAATTTCCCCTATAAGTATACTGTAATTCTATAACTATAGGAATGTCCGCGATTGCACAAGAATCTTTAAAATTGTGCAGATTGAAACTTACTGCATTAAGCTTCTCCCTTAAGGAAGCTAACTGTGCATCTTGATCTGGATCCGTAAGTAAATCTTGGCTTACTGAATCATCACCACGTGAACCATCCTATAGAGCAATTTTTCAAGAGTTGTTAATTACAACACATGGCTTTGTGAAAAAAATTTGACTCAAATGAGGTTAACAGCTTATTAATAGAGAGACATACATTCCTGGGTAAAGAGAAGCCTTCTGGAACCGCAAAACAGTGCTGAAGACAGTATTTCTCCCACAGTCCCAGCCTCTTATCCAAAGCCGATTGAACCATATTTCGAATGTAATTTACACCCTGATCATCATAATTTGCACCGTTCAAATTATAAACAGAAAAACTTAATTCTATCATCCGACAACTTTACTATGTTCTACAGCTAATACCACCAGTAATCTAACATTTGAGCTTGCCCAATTGTTCAGTTCATGTTGCCTTTCATCTAATTTGTCCTTACCCATTCGTTACATGAAAAAATTGAAAAGTAATTTATCCTAACCTTGGTTAGATCTTGCGAGCGATTGGTGCCGTCCGTTTTCAAATGGATGGATGCTTGCCTGCATCGAACATGTAACAAAATTTGATGAAAGAACAGTAAATAAACTATAAAGGAAACGAAAGGATAAGAGGACTTTTTCTTTGTTTAAATTACTTAGTGTAGAATTCAAAAGCGTCATCAATTAAATCATCGACGCTGTTGAGAGCTTCGTTGATGaattgttgtgggtttatgttGAGGGAATTGAATATAGCTTCGCTTTCGCTGCCTTCCATTTCTATCCAGAGAGAAGAGAACCAAAGAGATTTCTGGGAGTGTCACTAGTCAGTCACTAATGTCTATGGGCAATTATTATTTTAGGGTTCATGTTTGCAATTTCTACAATTTTCCCGCCAAAATGTGGACGTTCGCGAGCGCAACCCGTGTATACAAAAATCGATTCGGTTCGCTTCTATTTTTAAAATAAGTAGTAGTAGTATAATGTGCTTGAAAGGTGTGTGTGTGACCCACTCGGGTTAATAATTATGGTTTCAGAATCGGCGGAATTCGATTTAAAAAATTCGACCGACTATgctgaaatgtcacaaaatgtatACTGTATTTGAATAATAACTGTCACAAAATGTCGAATTAACTTGATTGATTCCTCATATCAATTTTGTTTCAATTGAATTTCTTCCAAAAGCATTTAGTAATTGTTTTCAATCGAACCGTAAAGGTGGTTCATTCATAATACCTTGGTTCAGAAAAGAAACGACACTTTTTTTTGGATGAATGCAAATCAATCAAAGGCAATAATTGTGAAGATTGATGAGAGTACAAATACAAATTAGCATTTTAGCCGGGCCCGACTTTGGGGATGTCGTGGTGCTCGCTAAGATTTGCCAGATACTGATTAAACTCATGAATCCGATCGCGGTGAGATTTTTTGGCCATCTTTGCCAGTAACTTCTGCTCAATCTTCTCTCTCTGTTGCATAAACTTCCTTTCTGCTGGCGTTAGATACTCATTCTTTGATTCTACTTCTTCGTTATTGCCACTCTCCTCCTCTGAATAGGACTTTGACTGAACTCCTGCCAAGAAATTACTGTCATAATTCAAATTAAAAGTACAAAAAACAATTCAGGTCAGGTAATGTGGGAATTAGGCCTTTGAATTTTACAATCAATTTTAGATTTCACATCAGCTGTTTGATTATGAGCTCAGAGTCGGATCCAATAATCCTACGAATTACGAAGTATATACCCAAACATCAATTTCATGTCTTGCAATTAAAATCATTATTCGCCGAGGAAAAAAACGACATCGAACGGTAATAAACCAACCTGTTATGTAAATGTCGAGTCTCCTGTTGTTCTtgagttttcttttctttttcgtgaCGCCGGCTGATTTTACGATCAGTGGTTTGCCCTTTAGCTTCAGCTTCTCGACAACTACGCCGTCGTACGCCGACATCTCCGTCTCCGACCACCACCAATCACCTCGAGCTTTTTCACGTAACAATTTTCACTCTTTGTTTTCCAATTGTTGGATCTCTTATAAATATATATGGATGGATTGGAGAGATATAAGAAGTTTCCAGAGATCTGTTGTGGAAGAAGAAGGTTCTAGTTTCTGGATTTTGGGTTGACAAGTGGCGCACGTACATTGAACTCGCTTTTAACATAAACGGCATCGTTTTAGCCACCATGGGATAAAAgcatgataataatgatttttattttttttaaaagacgATTATCAATTGCCATGGCAATTGCCGCCATTCTTCAAGCGACTGCTTCTTCGTCtactctttcttcttcttcttcatcaggtTTGTAATCATTTCATTATTGCATGAAATCTCAACTACTCAAATTGGGCGTAGATCTAATCGTGTGTCTTGAAtcttgatactatttaggtagagGATGCGTATACGCGGGTCAATCAGTGGTAAAACATCTCTTCTTTTTCGAAGTTAGATTAAATTAAACATGAGCTCATATGAAGATATAATCGAATTCTGGATTTTAAATTTCCTTTTTTGGGATTGTGCAGAGGGCATTGCCTGTACGATTGGTAACTGTAGGGAAAAAGAGGTCGCCTGGTGTCCAATTAATTGTAGATGAATACATTCAGAAGATCAAACCTTACTGCGCCCTTGACGATGTTCAAATTAAATCCAACCCCAAAAACGCACGGTACAATTACAAACTGTTCATCTGTTTAAATGTAGAATTTCAAGTAATTCTGAGTTTAGTGATTGAAGTTTAAACTTTTAGTGATTGGAAAGCTCAGTTGGACGATGAAGATGTCGCTGTGATGAATATTATCAGGTCTGACGATTGGGTAATTGCTTGAATCCATCAGGAAATCGTTGTAGTTTCCAACTTGTCTTATTTGCTTCTCTGCAGTTTAAATTGAAAATCTTTGATTTCATTTCTTGTAGGTCGTGATGCTGGATGAGAATAGACAAGACATCTTTCCAGAGAAGATGGCTGAATTAGTTGGGGATGCTGGGAATTCAGTATGTGAATTTAATAAATTTGTATATTTTATGAAGCTCTAAGTTCTTTCCTTATGAGGAGTGTTTCAATTTGGGATTGTAGGGAGCTTCAAGGCTCTTGTTTTGCGTTGGCGGAACCTATGGACATGGACAACAAGTTTGAAAGCGTCGTAACTTATCCATTAAGTTGTCTTCAATGGTTTTAAATCATCAAATATCATTGCTTGTGCTCATGGAACAACGTTGTAGGTAAGAATTTGTTAAACCACAGGTGCAAATATACAGGACCTGGTTTCCTTACACTTATAGAATCTGTTTCCCCCTAAGGAGTTCCGAGTTTTCTACTGTGCATTTTATTACAAGTTTAAGCATGGTGGAGAAGGATTCCGTTTTTGTCTTACTACTCAGAATCATGCAGCTTAAAGTAGAATGTTTGATGACTTGAACTTGAGGATTGTTTTGTCAAACAAAACACAATAACTAACGAGTGCCTGGCTGTTTCATTTTCAGGTCATGGACTATTCTCAAGGGACAAAATTACCATTACTAAGTATTCTATGATACTGAGTAAAGTTTCAAAGATGAACGACATCGTTGACGAAATCGTGTTTGAACAATTTAGCTTAGTATCAGTCTTCATGTTGTTAGTTTCAGAGGTTGTCCTATTGACatgttaatatattttttttccttgCCATTTGTTAAATCCAGGTGAGGGTGAGTCTTGGTGCAATCGGTTAAGGTTGCGTCTTTGTGGtctagaggtcacgggttcgagtcacgGAAACAGCCTCTGTGCAATTGTAAGGGGAAGGCTGCGTACTTAGCGCACTGGAgtttgccctttttttttttttttttttaaaatctagGTATATGTGTTGACCTTACGTGTCTGTGTAAAATGTATGGTATCGATTTCAAGGAGGAAAGAAAGAAAGCATATGGTGTCGGTTAGTACATGTCACTTTTTAATCCTCTCTCACTGGCTAAAATTCTGCCATGTCACCTGAGATTAATCTCAAGCCATGTGTCAACTTCGCATCTGCCTAAAACGTCTCGCCCTCTCACAACGTCAAAACCAAAGTCAATAAGGTAAATGGCCATTTTCTATctctgttcctcgacaatctcgtcTCTT is a genomic window of Rutidosis leptorrhynchoides isolate AG116_Rl617_1_P2 unplaced genomic scaffold, CSIRO_AGI_Rlap_v1 contig65, whole genome shotgun sequence containing:
- the LOC139884973 gene encoding protein MIS12 homolog; amino-acid sequence: MEGSESEAIFNSLNINPQQFINEALNSVDDLIDDAFEFYTKQASIHLKTDGTNRSQDLTKGVNYIRNMVQSALDKRLGLWEKYCLQHCFAVPEGFSLPRNDGSRGDDSVSQDLLTDPDQDAQLASLREKLNAVGKESVQLNRELQTLKRETASSGRSAELLKEALQPYEDNSVNYMFQEVEKTVSDMRTKMNQLHKKMMKDIDRDRTEKMFNPSEELIGMKRGNGLANVELEDLQKFIAELKNA
- the LOC139884974 gene encoding uncharacterized protein, producing MSAYDGVVVEKLKLKGKPLIVKSAGVTKKKRKLKNNRRLDIYITGVQSKSYSEEESGNNEEVESKNEYLTPAERKFMQQREKIEQKLLAKMAKKSHRDRIHEFNQYLANLSEHHDIPKVGPG
- the LOC139884975 gene encoding LOW QUALITY PROTEIN: putative RNA methyltransferase At5g10620 (The sequence of the model RefSeq protein was modified relative to this genomic sequence to represent the inferred CDS: substituted 1 base at 1 genomic stop codon), with the translated sequence MAIAAILQATASSSTLSSSSSSGRGCVYAGQSVRALPVRLVTVGKKRSPGVQLIVDEYIQKIKPYCALDDVQIKSNPKNARDWKAQLDDEDVAVMNIIRSDDWVVMLDENRQDIFPEKMAELVGDAGNSGASRLLFCVGGTYGHGQQVXKRRNLSIKLSSMVLNHQISLLVLMEQRCRSWTILKGQNYHY